aaccaaggctattacagttacaaaagtcatcaaaagagagcgcctggggaataggagtggagctaggcactgcagggcctggattaacctctacatcaccagaggaacagaggaggagtaggctAAGGGTACGGCtgaaagctatgagaattggtcgtctaggacGTCTGGAATAGAGAGTAAAAGGAGAAGGTTTCTGGGGGCGGTACAGATTACAgatgatagttttggaaagagaAAATTGTATagagatcaaatgtttaatcgATGAGAAAATTAGCAGAATGTTGGCCAAAACcactccatcttctcccactgccggccactgggcttcctctcctcaccttatttggtagtgagtggaaacgccctCCAGATTTTTCACATTcaaacatccagtgaaatatccggctcattgttctatctgtggtacTTACtacttcaaaagtagtgcactacataggaaataatGGTGACATTTGTGACAGGCCTTTAGTATTTTCGATGGCGCCTCATGATACCCTGAACCCATTCTCACCCTGTATCCTTCTCCAGGTCACACCATTACAGTGACCTACATCCTAAACTACTACCCCGGGGCAGACACAGAGATCCGGGACTGCCGTGGCTTCACCGCACTCATTAAAGCTGCCATGCAGGGCCGAGACGATGTGGTGTCTTCCCTCGTCATGGCCGGTGAGTGAGAGGCCTCCTCCACTTCAACGCTACCATACACACCATACTGTAGTCATGAGAAAACATCTTATGAATGTTTAGATAACCTGAGAAATTGATGTTACAAGTATAAAAACATAATTCTGACCCTAATTTACCTGCGTATACTGGGTATAAGCCTTCATTGTATGTTTGTGCAGTTCACAGTTCACAGTTCACATAGCTCACATGTATTATCAGACACACAACAGTGTGTCCGCTGACATTAAATTAATTAAATTACTTCAGAGATTCCAAAGGGTATACTTCTAAACAGAAGTAAggcccagagagggagagaggaggaatagataGTTATACACACAGAATTCTGGGATTAGCCTATGCTTTCTCCCAGGTAGCAATGTTGCTGACTCAGGCAATTGGCAATTATAAAATCTCTGTTCTATTTGGGGTTGAGCATGAACCCACAAATTGAAGGGCAAAGGTTATAGgaagtgtgtagtaatgtgtttGGGATGGATGTACCTGTGGTGTGTCTGCCAATGTTTGCAGTCAACTTTCTCTGGTTGGGAGCATGTGTTAGTGACGGATGCCAGGTTTAAGGGATCAATTAGGGGGCACACTCTGGTGTAATCTTTGTCTTGGCTGCCGGGAGATTAGCGAAGTTTCTTTACTCCAGATATGTTGTCCTCTTTTCACAAGATCAGTAGTATCCACTGGAGTCACAGTCACTCATTTGTCAATATGCTAAAAGAGTTGAGGAAAACATGCTCAGCTAACTGAAGCCTTTCCCCCATCACATTAAAGATAATTAATTCTCCCCTCTATCCATCATAAACCAAGAAGCATCTATGTTTTCTTATTCATGTAGCACATGATTATCATTATGGTGCTATAATATAGATCTATATGCAATGGAATGTGAATGAAAGTGTTTCAATGGAGAAATATTATGACCTGAAAGCTATTTATTTTTTCCCTTCACTGCTATTTGTCTTCCAGGTGCAGACCTAAATGCAATAGACACCAGGAAGCAGAAGTGTGCGCGGGACTGGGCACTAAAGACGGGCCGCTACGAGACCTTGAGCCGCCTCCGCCGCCTCAACCTGCGGCCTAGAGCCGAGCAGTTTACTGAGAGCTACATCCCCGAGTGGCCAGAACTGAAAGTGCTGGTGGCCAAAGCCACAGCCAACAAGAGCACCGGCCAGATGATCACCCAGCGCATCAAGTCCACCTTCAGCTTCAATTTTCTCCAAGACCCCCAGGACAACGGGGTCTTGGACCATATGGTGCGTATCACCACCAGCATCCACAGCCCTTTGGTGGCCACCGCCTGCCGGCCGCTATGCCCCACCAGCCCCCCCGAGGTGGGAAAGAGGCGCTTGGCCGTGCCTGAGCTGAGGAAGAAGCACTCAGAGAAGAAGCTGGAGGAGAGCTCTGTGTGCCACAGCAAAggctccgtctccgtctcctccATCATTCCACACATCCACTTGGCCGAGACCATCGCCACGTCCTGCTGTGTGGACACAGAGCGCAGGGGCAGTATTATCTCTATAGCCTCAATCGGGGTGTGCACCTTCATGCCCAGGAACATGGCCCACAGGAATAGTGTGTTCCCTTCCGGCTGCATCCCCAAGATCCAGATAGTGAAGTCTGGAGAGCCCACGCCTAGGAaggaaaaaaagaagaagaggCACAAGGGTCACCTGGAGCTGCCCGTATGGAAGTACAAAGCAGAGAAGCAAGAGAATAAGGAGAAGAAGAAagcagagaaagaaaaagagaaggcCAAGAAGGAAAAGGAAaggaaaaagaagagagagaagtagTGAGATGTCTAAAGCTGCCAATTTATTTCGATGCCACACATTTCCAATAACTTCCTATATATTTTTCCTGGAGTTATACTCCAAACATCTGAATGATGAAGTACTGCTCAAATTACTCAAAGGTTTGGACTCGGTTTTATGGCCAATGCAGTAAAATTGATTCTTTAAAGGCCATCATATTCATACTGCtttgtaaagtttttttttttttacaggaccAGTAAAGGCCCCGTGCACTACATTTGTGAAATTTTTATAACTGAATGTATTCAAGTGTTTACCAGCATTTGCAACTTGAGTCTGATAATTATTTGTATAAAACAGTTCATCTGAAAATAATTCTGGAATATACaggaaagcattcagacctcttgactttttgacattttgttatgttacagcc
This genomic window from Oncorhynchus nerka isolate Pitt River linkage group LG2, Oner_Uvic_2.0, whole genome shotgun sequence contains:
- the LOC115131453 gene encoding photoreceptor ankyrin repeat protein-like, with the protein product MAAVKNSVSEDPLLGKGPDKDASEVSLSGSVLDSGSVLSDDYEQEGDSQGTANTLYDVCTRNDPLALRKVLERGVTKEEVMAVDHNGWTGLMVACYKGFLDIVQSLYHCPYLDINHQDNDGNTALMIAAQAGHTITVTYILNYYPGADTEIRDCRGFTALIKAAMQGRDDVVSSLVMAGADLNAIDTRKQKCARDWALKTGRYETLSRLRRLNLRPRAEQFTESYIPEWPELKVLVAKATANKSTGQMITQRIKSTFSFNFLQDPQDNGVLDHMVRITTSIHSPLVATACRPLCPTSPPEVGKRRLAVPELRKKHSEKKLEESSVCHSKGSVSVSSIIPHIHLAETIATSCCVDTERRGSIISIASIGVCTFMPRNMAHRNSVFPSGCIPKIQIVKSGEPTPRKEKKKKRHKGHLELPVWKYKAEKQENKEKKKAEKEKEKAKKEKERKKKREK